GAGAGGCCGCTGATGATGTTTTCAATGGTGTCTTTCAGGGCGAAGCCTATCCCCATGCTCAAGCCGCCCATGACCATCAGGATGCCGTTGTAGTTGGCATTCATGATGACCAGGGACGTGAAGACGAACAGCCCCCACAGGAACAGGGTGGAGAGCGTGACAAAGGTGGGGATGGTGCCTACTTCATAGTTTTCTCCGTAGATTTCCCGGAGCGTGTTTTTTCCCAGGAAGATGAGGTAGTTGAGCACGATGGCGATCAGGATGACCAGAATGACGTGGCCCCAGCTGAAGGTGATGAGGTCCTTGATTTCCGTAGTGGCGTAAATCTTGCTGATGATGAGGTCCCCCATGTCGAAGGTGGCGGCGGGCCAGATCAGGCTGAACAGGATGAGGAAGATGGCCAGGCAGGGCAGGACGAGCTTGGAGATGAAAGGGCGGAACCAGACGATTTCCTTTTTGTTCCGCTCCTTCCGGCGTTTTTCATAATGGTGCAGCAGGTCCCACAGGCCCACCAGAAGAAGGATGCTGGTCATCAGCATGATCCAGGTCATCAGCACCAGGAAGGCCATGAAGCTGAAACCCGCCCAGCACAGGATGCTGCCCAGGATGGTGAGTACCAGGGAAATGGTGGCGAAAAAGCGGTCCAGCCGGGGCAGCCTGTGCCGCTGCCGCACCCAGGTCAGCAGGGAGAAAAGGGAAACCAGGGTAAACAGGACGGGCATGGAGACGTTCACCACGATGTTGGGGGCCATGAACATGCGCAGCAGCATGAAGAAGCCGCCCAGCAGGAGATAGGGCATGTAGATGCGTATTCCCGCGTTGATGGTGCCGTATTTCAGGCGTGTGACCAGGGAAAAAAGGATGGCGCTGGTCAGCAGAAGGAATTCGGCCCCCAGGGAAGCCGCGCTTTTCAGCAGGTAGTCCGTGCTCTGCATTTCTGAAATGATGAGCAGCACGGCTATCAGGAGGATGGTGGTGACGTTGGTGAATGCGTGGCGCTTGTCGTAGTTCCCCGATTTTTCCAGCATTTTTTTGAAGCCCCAGCATACAATGGCGCGGGAGAGTAAGTAGGCACACAGGAGCATGCCCAGCAGGACCATTCCATAATGCTGGAGGGTCCCGCGGTCGGAAGGGAGCTGGAGCTTGCTGTCCGCGGAAGATTCCCACGCGGACATGCATGCCCGGTAGATCATGCCGGGATTCAGGAAAATGTATCTGGCAATATGTGAGGGCGTATAGAATACCTTGCTGAACAACGTATTGAACAGTTTGTTGCTCTCAGCGTTCAGGGCGTTGACCTTGTTGCCCAGATTGTTGAACAGTTCCTTGAGGCAGGCTAGCTGCTCCTTTTCCTTCTCCAGCTTTTCCAGCAGGGAATGGCAGGTGGTCAGGGCTTCGTCCCGCTGGACCATGGAGGTTTCCGACAGGCCGTCCGTGTTGACTTCCTCCAGGGATTGAATCAGTTTTTGAATGCGGGCCATTTCTTCCCCCACCCGTGCTTCGTGCCCCTGGAAATCGGGCCTGCGTTCATAGTAGAGCTTCACCAGCCTCGTTGCGGCCTTGCAGTAAAAGGCCATGGTGAAAATCTTCTGGTCATCCAGCGCATAGAGCACGGCGGACATTTCATACACCCTGGTGTCAAAAAAACTGTAGGTTTCATCCGCCTCCGTCACCAGGCTTTCGCGGATGGCTATTCTTTTCTCCACGTTCTTTTGCAGAATGGAGATTTCATGGCACAGCGCCAGGATGACAGTGTCCATTTCCGTAGCGGACTCCGTTGTCGGTTCCGCCGCGGCTTCCTGGGACTGGACCGCGTCCTGGATGGGAGCCGCGTTTTCCGGCTGCTGTGCGAGCGCCTGGGCCGCGGTCAGAAAGCCGGCCAGCAGGAAAGAAGCGGAACGGCGGAAAAATGTCCGGTAATCAGGCATGCTCATGAATGTGTCATTTCTAGGGGGTGCGGGCTTCACGGTCAAGGGTTATATTCCCGCCTTTCCCATTTGGCCGCGGTGCGGAGCCCTCCTTTTTGGGGCGGGTATGGCGTCCATCCTCCGGTTCCTGATCCGCATTACTTGCATGAAAGGCGCTGGCGTGTGTGCAGGACAGCGACGATTTACGGAACGGAGGGAGTTAATGTTCGTCAATCCCGCGGGCATTTTCCGGAGTGGCGGTGTGGAAAAACAAAGGGAAAATCAAGGCTCCGGGGTTTTTTCCGGAAAAAGTGGCGAAGGTGCTCTCCGTTCCTTGGCGCGGCAGGAATTCACAGGCTGGCTCCTGGGACGGAACAGGGAAGGGAAGAGAGCATGTTGGAACATGTTTTCTCTGTTTTACTCCTCCTCCACAGGGGACCGGCGAGGGCCTTCCGGAAAATTGTTGTGGACGCCTGTCAGTATAATGTTTAGTTTAACGCAAAATATCCTTGGCTTTTTTTCATTTATAGAATAACCTTCTCTGGACGGTAGTATTTGTTTTATTCGAAATTTTGATGATTCAGATCCCGGATTTTCGGGAGCGCATTTAAGAGAATTCAGGTCGGCCGTCAATCCCGTAATATGAACACAAAATTATATGTAGGAAATTTGTCCTTTGATGCCACTGAACAAGACTTGAGAGATCTGTTTGGTTCTTATGGTGAAGTGACTGAGCTATTCATGCCAACAGATCGCGACTCTGGAAGACCCAGAGGCTTTGCATTTGTAACCATGGATTCCACCGATTCGATGGGCTCCGCAATTGAAGCCGTGAATGGCACGGAATTTCAGGGACGGGCTCTGGTTGTCAATGAAGCCAAGCCCCAGGAAAACAGGGGCGGAGGCGGAGGAAATTACCGCAGCAATAACAGCGGCGGCAGGCGTGGTGACAACGGCTATGGCCGCAACCGCCGTTATTAATTAAATAGCAAGAGAAGAGCGTTGGTCTCTTCCTTTCATAAGAGCCAGGTACGCAAGAACCTGGCTCTTATTATTTTATTCAGTCAGGGCGGTTCCACAGGAGGATGGCGGACGGGGAGATGGGTGAAAGAAAAAGAGCAGGGGGCGCCTGGGCCTCCTGACCCTGCGGCGCTCTTACGCCGCAAATGGGATTAAACGGAGCTGAAATGGGGCGGAAGCGACGTGAAAAATAGGGAAACGGAAGCTTGGCGGAGATGAACAAAACCGCGCCGTGCTTCTTCCTGCCGCCACCAGAAAGGAAAAAAGCGGGAGTCTCCCGTACGCGCCTGGAGAGACATCTTGCGAAATCATGAAGATTTCTGCTTACAATACCGCGCGGGAGCCCCGCACATGGGAAAGGGGCCGGACAAATCCTTCCTTCCTGCTCCCGCCTTTCCGAGCGCTGGAACAATTCAAAGGCGGAATGCCGTTTCTCCTCAAAGAAACGGCATTCTGGCCAAGAAGGCTGGAAGGTTGTATTGCCCCGGTTCAGTTCAGGGAAAAGGCCCGGATTCTCTTTAAGGATTCCTCTTTTCCCAGCAGAGAGAAGACGGCGGACAGGTCCGGGCCGCCGCTCAGACCGGTGAGGGCCACGCGGGCGGGGAACATGACGGCCCCCATCTTGACTCCGTTTTCCTTGGCAAAGGCTTTCAGTACGCCGATAAGTTCATGACCGTCCCATACCGGTTCCCGTTCCAGCCTGTCCGCCAGTTTGGAGAGCAGTTCCACAGCTTCCGGCTGGACTTTGGCGAGCGCTTCCGGATCCATGGAGAGATGGAAGAAGAAGCGGATTTTATCCGGAACTTCCGCCAGCGTCTGAACTTTCGTCTGCACGGTGGCGATGGCCTCATTCAGAATGCCGGAATCCGGCAGGCCGGCCTGCAGGCAGAACGGGCGCGCCTTGGCGGCAAATTCTTCCGGCGGCAGGGCGATGATGTGCTGCTGATTGACCCAGCGGCATTTGGTGATGTCAAACTTGGCGGCGGAGTGGTTGACGGCTTCCAGGGAGAAGCGTTCGACCAGCTCTTGCGGGGAAAAGATTTCCGTGTCGTCTTTCGGGGACCAGCCCAGCAGGGCCAGGAAGTTCATGACGCCTTCCGGCAGGAAGCCTTCCTCCGGATAGGTGCCCAGGGCCGCCCCCACGTCGCGCTTGGACATTTTGGAGCCGTCCTGGTTCAGGATCAGCGGCATGTGCGCGAACACGGGCGGCGTGACGCCGAACGCCTCAAACAACTGGATATGCTTGGGCGTGTTCATGATATGGTCTTCCCCGCGGATGACGTGTGTCATCTTCATTTCAATGTCGTCCACCACGTTGACGAAGTGGAAGATGTAGGAGCCGTCCGCGCGGCGGATGGCCATGTCCGGCGTGTTGGAGGCGTCCCGGTAGTCGATGGTGATGTCGCCGCAGATCATGTCGTGGAACGTAACGGGCTTGGAGCGGTCAAAGCGGAAGCGCCATGCGCCGTCGTCCTCATAGACGCGCCCGGCGTCCTGGAGCTTTTTGAAATAGGCGTCGTAAATGTCGTTGCGCTGGCTCTGGAAATAGGGGCCGCAGTCGCCGCCTTTCATGGGGCCTTCGTCCCAGTCCAGGCCCAGCCATTCCATGCCGGTGAAGATCGCGCGGGTGGCTTCCTCCGTGTTGCGAGCCGTGTCCGTATCCTCAATGCGGAGAATGAAGGTGCCCCCCATCTTGCGGGCGAACAGCCAGTTGAACAGGGCGGTGCGCGCACCGCCGATGTGAAGATAACCCGTGGGAGAAGGCGCGAATCTTGTTCTGACGTGACTCATGATGCGTTAGAGAGTAAGAGCCTGCCTCCCCGCGTCAAGCAGATACAAGGTTTGCATGCCAAAAAAGGTACGTGGACGGTCGGAACGGAAAGGGGGATGTTTTCCGGATTTTTTTTAGGGCGGTGTCGCCCTTGCGGCTTGCGCGGCACGGCCTTTTAGGTTTCATTAAACGCCGTGTTCTTTTTAAAGCACATATTCCGGCTGCGGGAAAAATGGCAAATCCAGCGGGATGATGAAGAAAAGCCTTTTCTGGAGCACCTGGACGATTTGCGCACCATGCTGCTGAGGATGGTGTTCTGCCTGGTGGTCAGCATGCTTTTGTGTGCCGGGTTCGCCTCCAATCTGATGGACATTCTGCGCCGCCCCGTCAACCAGGTATGGGACATGTTCGAGGAATCCCACCTGCCCGCCGGAATAGATCTGGACTCCTGGGGAAAGGCCAAGGAAACGGCCACCGCTGCCGTGGGGCTGGACGCCGACCAGCGCCGGATCCTGTTCCGGGAGGTTTCCCCCCGGCTGGCGGAATTGACGGAAGCCGCCCTGGTTCTCCGGGGAGCGCAGGCCCTGCCGGACGACAGGAAGGAAATTTTTATCAGGGAAGCCAGCCCGGCTCCCGCCGTGCGGGAACTGGCGGAAGCCCTGCACGCCAAGGACGCCGTCCTGACCGACGGAACAGGGCGGGGTGCCCTGAAAATGATGAGCGCCTTCCAGCCGGGCGAGGCGTTCATGCTGACCATCAAGCTTTCCCTGTATGCGGGCGTGGTAATCTCCTTCCCCCTGCTGCTGTACTTCCTGCTCCAGTTCATCATTCCCGGCCTCCTGGAGCATGAACGCAAGCTTCTGTACAAGTGCATGGCGATCGGGTTCGGGCTATTCCTGGCCGGCACGCTGTTCTGCTACTTTGTGGTGCTTCCCAGGGTGCTCACGTTCTTCTACACGTATTCCCTGGAATTCGGCATTTCCAACGAATGGCGCATCGGCTACTACCTGTCCTTCGCCACGCAAATGATTTTAATGTTCGGCCTGGCGTTTGAACTGCCCGTGGTGGTGATGCCTTTCGTAAAGCTGGGCGTGCTGACCTATGATATGATGAAGGCCACGCGCCGCTACGCCATTGTGGCGATAGCCATTCTGGCCGCGATCATCACGCCCACGCCGGACATAGCCACCATGATGCTGATGGCGGTTCCCATGTACGCCCTATATGAAATCTGCATCATCCTGGCGTGGCTGCATGAGCGCAAGGAAGCCGCCCGCGCCCGCGAAGAAGTGGAACGCTTTGAAGAAGACTTCAACAACGACAATTCTCCCTACAACTCCTAACCATACATCCAACCATCATTACCATGAATCTTCTGGAAATCATCATTCTGGGCATCGTGGAAGGCCTGACCGAATATCTGCCGGTCAGTTCCACCGGGCACCTGCTCCTGACGGAATCCCTGCTGAACATGTCCCAGAGCAAGGAAGCCCTGGATGCCCTGGCCGTTTGTATTCAGGGGGGCGCCATTCTGGCGGTGCTGAGCCTGTACTACCCGCGCGTGAAGACGATGGTGGAAGGTGTCCGCGGCACGAATCCCGCCGGATTCAAGCTTCTGGTCAATTTGATTCTCGCCTTTCTGCCGGCCGCCGTGGTGGGGCTGTGCTGCGCCTCTCTGATCAAGGAATACCTGTTCAACACGTACACGGTGGCGTACTCGTGGATTGTAGGCGGCGGCGTGATTCTGGCCTACTGCGCCTGGCGCGCCAGACAGGGAAAGAGCAATGAAGGCAGCAAGGGGGATTCCATTGAAACCCTGACGCCGGGCAAGGCCCTGACCGTGGGCGTGCTCCAGTGCGTGGCGATGGTTCCCGGCACCAGCCGGAGCCTGATGACCATGCTGGGCGGCATGTTCGTGGGGCTGAGCGTGGAAGCCGCCGTAGAATTCAGCTTCCTGCTGGGGCTGATCACACTGGGGGCGGCCACGGTGCATGATGCGTACAAGGACGGCGCCCTGATGCTGGAAGCCTTCGGCTGGGAGGCCCTGGCCGTCGGAACGGTCGTGAGCTGGCTCTC
This genomic stretch from Akkermansia biwaensis harbors:
- a CDS encoding mechanosensitive ion channel family protein — translated: MPDYRTFFRRSASFLLAGFLTAAQALAQQPENAAPIQDAVQSQEAAAEPTTESATEMDTVILALCHEISILQKNVEKRIAIRESLVTEADETYSFFDTRVYEMSAVLYALDDQKIFTMAFYCKAATRLVKLYYERRPDFQGHEARVGEEMARIQKLIQSLEEVNTDGLSETSMVQRDEALTTCHSLLEKLEKEKEQLACLKELFNNLGNKVNALNAESNKLFNTLFSKVFYTPSHIARYIFLNPGMIYRACMSAWESSADSKLQLPSDRGTLQHYGMVLLGMLLCAYLLSRAIVCWGFKKMLEKSGNYDKRHAFTNVTTILLIAVLLIISEMQSTDYLLKSAASLGAEFLLLTSAILFSLVTRLKYGTINAGIRIYMPYLLLGGFFMLLRMFMAPNIVVNVSMPVLFTLVSLFSLLTWVRQRHRLPRLDRFFATISLVLTILGSILCWAGFSFMAFLVLMTWIMLMTSILLLVGLWDLLHHYEKRRKERNKKEIVWFRPFISKLVLPCLAIFLILFSLIWPAATFDMGDLIISKIYATTEIKDLITFSWGHVILVILIAIVLNYLIFLGKNTLREIYGENYEVGTIPTFVTLSTLFLWGLFVFTSLVIMNANYNGILMVMGGLSMGIGFALKDTIENIISGLSLMLGRLRQGDMIECDGYRGRVSSLGYRSTMIETLDGSIIAFQNSQLFNKNFRNMTRNHKFECVKVEVGISYGTDVEKARGIVLEALSSLPFLSKIKKTSVVLDSFGDSSVNLGVWVWIPVMTKASSLSTVRERIYHAFNEYGISIPFPQQDLYVKEFPGRQPEEKPKASPREE
- a CDS encoding RNA recognition motif domain-containing protein, encoding MNTKLYVGNLSFDATEQDLRDLFGSYGEVTELFMPTDRDSGRPRGFAFVTMDSTDSMGSAIEAVNGTEFQGRALVVNEAKPQENRGGGGGNYRSNNSGGRRGDNGYGRNRRY
- the gltX gene encoding glutamate--tRNA ligase, whose product is MSHVRTRFAPSPTGYLHIGGARTALFNWLFARKMGGTFILRIEDTDTARNTEEATRAIFTGMEWLGLDWDEGPMKGGDCGPYFQSQRNDIYDAYFKKLQDAGRVYEDDGAWRFRFDRSKPVTFHDMICGDITIDYRDASNTPDMAIRRADGSYIFHFVNVVDDIEMKMTHVIRGEDHIMNTPKHIQLFEAFGVTPPVFAHMPLILNQDGSKMSKRDVGAALGTYPEEGFLPEGVMNFLALLGWSPKDDTEIFSPQELVERFSLEAVNHSAAKFDITKCRWVNQQHIIALPPEEFAAKARPFCLQAGLPDSGILNEAIATVQTKVQTLAEVPDKIRFFFHLSMDPEALAKVQPEAVELLSKLADRLEREPVWDGHELIGVLKAFAKENGVKMGAVMFPARVALTGLSGGPDLSAVFSLLGKEESLKRIRAFSLN
- the tatC gene encoding twin-arginine translocase subunit TatC, coding for MFFLKHIFRLREKWQIQRDDEEKPFLEHLDDLRTMLLRMVFCLVVSMLLCAGFASNLMDILRRPVNQVWDMFEESHLPAGIDLDSWGKAKETATAAVGLDADQRRILFREVSPRLAELTEAALVLRGAQALPDDRKEIFIREASPAPAVRELAEALHAKDAVLTDGTGRGALKMMSAFQPGEAFMLTIKLSLYAGVVISFPLLLYFLLQFIIPGLLEHERKLLYKCMAIGFGLFLAGTLFCYFVVLPRVLTFFYTYSLEFGISNEWRIGYYLSFATQMILMFGLAFELPVVVMPFVKLGVLTYDMMKATRRYAIVAIAILAAIITPTPDIATMMLMAVPMYALYEICIILAWLHERKEAARAREEVERFEEDFNNDNSPYNS
- a CDS encoding undecaprenyl-diphosphate phosphatase — protein: MNLLEIIILGIVEGLTEYLPVSSTGHLLLTESLLNMSQSKEALDALAVCIQGGAILAVLSLYYPRVKTMVEGVRGTNPAGFKLLVNLILAFLPAAVVGLCCASLIKEYLFNTYTVAYSWIVGGGVILAYCAWRARQGKSNEGSKGDSIETLTPGKALTVGVLQCVAMVPGTSRSLMTMLGGMFVGLSVEAAVEFSFLLGLITLGAATVHDAYKDGALMLEAFGWEALAVGTVVSWLSAWLAVKWMVSYLQKHSFAVFGWYRIAIGIVTLALLSRGLVH